One window from the genome of Vibrio sp. VB16 encodes:
- a CDS encoding helix-turn-helix domain-containing protein: protein MSPKYFQRLRRVNFCILVLRENPNISLSELAFDQGFSDQAHMTREFNTFVLTTPGEISQKIRIKSER from the coding sequence ATGAGCCCTAAGTACTTTCAACGTTTAAGACGGGTGAATTTTTGTATACTTGTCTTAAGGGAAAATCCAAACATTTCACTCAGTGAGCTTGCATTCGACCAAGGATTTTCCGATCAAGCCCACATGACGCGAGAATTTAATACTTTTGTTTTAACCACGCCGGGAGAAATAAGCCAAAAAATTAGAATAAAATCTGAGCGTTGA
- a CDS encoding sigma-54-dependent transcriptional regulator → MRPKVLLVEDSTSLAILYKQYVKDEPYDLLHVETGMEAKAFIKNYAPQLVILDLQLPDISGQEILDWIQENEIPSSVIIATAHGSVDVAISLIQRGAKDFLEKPIQAERLKTSIRIHLENAKLEHLVEDLENSLDRSKFHGFIGSSVQMQGVYKIIDSVAPTNASVFINGESGTGKEVCAEAIHHQSDRKNKPFVAINCGAIPRDLMESEIFGHIKGAFTGATADRKGAAVQAHGGTLFLDELCEMELEMQKKLLRFLQTGTFTPLGESKERKVDVRIICATNRDPLKEVEEGRFREDLYYRVHVIPIEMPPLRERGKDIITLANHFLKIYAKQDGKKFTGLEKPVQQLMKRYRWPGNVRQLQNIIRNIVVLNDDKLVAMEHLPSQISHADISSNGESKKPRQPEVVEQLEKRQHEESNIIEPPPSGEPFEANRQASTIIRPMWQVERETIQNAIDFCDGNVLTAAVLLELSPSTVYRKKLAWETEDEYSET, encoded by the coding sequence ATGCGACCAAAAGTATTACTTGTCGAAGACTCAACCTCGCTCGCTATTTTATACAAACAGTACGTCAAAGATGAACCTTATGACCTGCTACATGTAGAAACAGGGATGGAAGCAAAAGCATTTATAAAGAACTATGCCCCCCAATTGGTCATTCTTGACTTACAGCTCCCTGATATTAGCGGTCAAGAGATACTAGACTGGATTCAAGAAAACGAAATCCCCTCTTCCGTTATCATTGCTACGGCTCATGGTTCCGTGGATGTTGCGATAAGCTTAATTCAACGAGGAGCCAAGGATTTTCTAGAAAAACCAATCCAAGCAGAGCGACTCAAAACCTCTATTCGAATCCATTTAGAAAATGCCAAACTAGAGCATCTCGTCGAGGATTTAGAGAATAGCCTAGACCGTTCTAAGTTTCATGGATTTATTGGCTCAAGCGTACAGATGCAAGGGGTGTATAAGATCATTGATTCTGTTGCCCCAACCAACGCCAGCGTATTCATCAATGGAGAGAGCGGCACAGGAAAAGAAGTGTGTGCGGAAGCCATTCACCACCAGAGTGATAGGAAGAATAAGCCATTTGTTGCGATAAACTGCGGCGCTATCCCTAGAGACCTAATGGAAAGCGAGATATTTGGTCATATCAAAGGGGCATTTACCGGCGCTACAGCGGATCGAAAAGGAGCCGCAGTGCAGGCTCACGGAGGCACACTTTTTCTTGATGAGCTTTGTGAAATGGAACTAGAAATGCAGAAAAAACTGCTACGGTTTCTTCAAACGGGTACGTTTACTCCCCTTGGTGAAAGCAAAGAAAGAAAGGTGGATGTTAGAATTATCTGCGCCACTAATCGAGACCCACTAAAAGAGGTCGAAGAGGGAAGATTTCGAGAAGATCTTTATTACCGCGTCCATGTAATCCCTATAGAGATGCCACCACTTCGAGAACGTGGAAAAGACATCATTACATTGGCGAATCACTTTCTTAAAATTTATGCCAAACAAGACGGGAAAAAATTCACAGGCCTAGAAAAGCCCGTTCAACAGCTTATGAAACGCTACCGTTGGCCCGGAAATGTTCGTCAACTTCAGAATATCATCAGAAACATTGTTGTTCTTAATGATGACAAACTCGTCGCAATGGAACATCTCCCCTCCCAAATAAGTCATGCTGATATAAGCAGTAATGGCGAAAGTAAAAAACCACGACAACCAGAGGTCGTCGAACAGTTAGAAAAACGACAACACGAGGAATCTAACATCATTGAGCCACCGCCATCAGGTGAACCGTTCGAAGCAAACAGACAAGCGTCAACAATAATTCGACCTATGTGGCAAGTTGAAAGAGAAACGATACAAAACGCTATCGATTTTTGTGATGGAAATGTTCTGACTGCGGCGGTGCTACTGGAGCTAAGCCCATCGACGGTTTACCGTAAGAAACTGGCTTGGGAAACAGAGGATGAATACAGCGAAACCTAA
- a CDS encoding DUF1289 domain-containing protein — protein MKKKKSPCIDACDFSSAKAWCLGCGRTRKECQQWNTMTPHGVNILQKELGKRMLKIKTEMNK, from the coding sequence ATGAAAAAGAAAAAAAGCCCCTGTATCGATGCGTGTGATTTTTCAAGCGCTAAGGCTTGGTGTTTGGGTTGCGGTCGAACGAGAAAGGAATGTCAACAGTGGAATACAATGACGCCTCATGGCGTAAATATTCTTCAGAAAGAGCTCGGAAAAAGAATGCTGAAGATAAAGACTGAGATGAACAAATAA
- a CDS encoding ATP-binding protein, with the protein MNLRNKTIIGIAAIETFLLVILVFSAMSFLGDSNEKQLIQRAHATTTMFAHAIKDAVLTTNLATLDDLVNDIMVLEDVVYVQVKSYGQTLSSGGNIELLENGVKIDEDLRSVDDGVFDTKIDIKSDGTVYGSIEIGFATTAISKMLDDARKAIIGIASLEVLLVALFSFVLGTYLTRSLVKLRKAAHTVSKKGPGYQLNLQQKDELGEVANAFDIMSKNLEDSYIDLKAARKQAEKANESKSLFLASMSHEIRTPMNGVIGLLNSLKQTPLNNEQQKLVNVATDSGLFLLSLINNILDFSRMESNNMSIDRRIFNPSDATQSVIDNVKTLALDKGLDLNLKSNHLPEYLVGDEYRYKQVLLNLIGNALKFTEVGDIDIELFTTRTSENHAKITCKIRDTGIGISEKSLPYLFDEFTMADQSFSRDNEGSGLGLAICKKLVNLMDGEITVESTEGVGSCFTVHLPMEMATRDDFQQSKALPNNLHPKCLHSRILVAEDNKANQLVIQSLFKHIGLNIDIANNGIEAVQMAQNNVYDIIFMDISMPEMDGIEACKRILNADNKTGATLPIIAFTAHALSGDKESFVRAGMTDYLSKPVNLSNLINTLNKYVAQESETDIQIKSPTIKVIPVTTGNAAHSKSLINESTLRQMVKDTSAEVMPMLIDHYVDEAQKNVRKMLIALEESDYATLKFEAHTLTSSSLALGNTSLAELAKKIESLCIDNEFTKVKAITENLDSIAQDSLDSLQRRKEQGF; encoded by the coding sequence ATGAACCTTCGTAACAAGACTATTATTGGTATTGCGGCAATTGAGACTTTTCTCTTAGTCATTCTTGTCTTTAGTGCTATGTCTTTTTTAGGCGATTCGAATGAGAAACAATTGATACAACGAGCCCATGCGACAACGACTATGTTTGCGCACGCCATCAAAGATGCAGTATTAACGACCAATCTTGCGACACTCGATGACCTTGTAAATGACATTATGGTGCTCGAAGATGTGGTCTATGTTCAAGTAAAGAGTTATGGGCAAACACTCTCTTCTGGTGGCAATATTGAGCTGCTCGAAAATGGTGTAAAAATTGATGAAGACTTACGATCTGTCGACGATGGTGTATTTGACACCAAAATCGACATTAAAAGCGATGGTACCGTATATGGTTCTATCGAAATAGGCTTTGCAACCACCGCTATTAGTAAAATGTTGGATGATGCTCGTAAAGCCATAATAGGCATCGCCTCTTTAGAGGTTCTGCTAGTGGCTCTGTTTTCCTTTGTACTCGGTACCTATCTGACCAGAAGCTTAGTCAAACTAAGAAAAGCAGCACACACGGTTAGCAAGAAAGGACCAGGCTATCAGCTGAATCTACAACAAAAAGACGAGCTAGGTGAGGTTGCAAACGCCTTCGACATCATGTCTAAAAACCTTGAAGACAGCTACATCGATCTTAAGGCAGCCCGAAAACAGGCAGAAAAGGCGAATGAAAGTAAAAGCCTTTTCCTTGCCTCGATGTCGCATGAAATTAGAACACCAATGAATGGTGTTATTGGGCTACTTAATTCTCTCAAGCAGACCCCATTAAATAACGAACAACAAAAACTGGTTAATGTCGCCACCGACTCCGGACTATTTCTCCTATCCTTAATCAACAACATTCTCGATTTCTCCAGGATGGAATCGAATAACATGAGCATCGATAGGAGGATATTCAACCCCTCTGACGCGACTCAGTCGGTCATTGACAATGTCAAAACACTAGCGCTTGATAAAGGCTTAGATTTGAATTTGAAGTCCAACCATCTCCCTGAATACCTTGTCGGTGATGAATACCGTTATAAGCAGGTGTTACTTAATCTTATCGGCAACGCATTAAAGTTCACCGAGGTAGGGGATATTGATATCGAACTATTCACGACAAGAACATCTGAAAACCATGCAAAAATTACCTGTAAAATAAGAGATACCGGTATCGGCATTTCTGAAAAATCGCTGCCTTACCTATTTGATGAATTTACCATGGCAGATCAATCCTTCTCTCGTGATAATGAAGGGTCTGGATTAGGTCTTGCCATCTGCAAGAAATTAGTCAACCTAATGGATGGCGAGATAACAGTAGAAAGCACGGAAGGCGTAGGGAGTTGTTTTACGGTTCATCTTCCTATGGAGATGGCAACGCGTGACGACTTCCAACAATCCAAAGCATTACCAAACAATCTACATCCAAAGTGCTTGCACAGTCGCATTCTAGTTGCAGAAGATAATAAGGCGAATCAACTCGTCATACAGAGCCTTTTTAAACACATTGGATTAAACATTGATATCGCCAACAATGGCATTGAAGCGGTTCAAATGGCTCAAAACAACGTATACGACATTATTTTTATGGATATCTCAATGCCCGAAATGGATGGAATAGAAGCGTGCAAAAGGATCCTCAACGCCGACAATAAGACCGGCGCTACATTACCGATTATTGCCTTTACTGCGCATGCATTATCTGGCGACAAGGAATCATTTGTTCGCGCAGGCATGACAGATTACTTATCGAAACCCGTCAATCTTTCAAATTTAATCAATACACTAAACAAATATGTCGCACAGGAAAGTGAAACAGACATTCAAATTAAATCGCCAACAATCAAGGTAATCCCGGTAACGACAGGTAACGCCGCACATTCAAAATCACTTATTAATGAGTCAACGCTACGACAGATGGTTAAAGATACGAGTGCCGAAGTGATGCCAATGTTGATTGACCACTATGTAGACGAAGCGCAAAAAAATGTCCGCAAAATGCTTATCGCACTAGAAGAATCCGATTATGCCACGCTAAAGTTTGAGGCACACACGTTAACTAGCTCCTCACTCGCATTGGGCAATACGAGCCTAGCCGAATTAGCTAAAAAAATAGAATCCCTCTGTATCGATAATGAATTCACAAAGGTAAAAGCGATCACAGAAAACTTAGACTCGATTGCACAAGATTCATTAGATTCGTTGCAAAGAAGAAAAGAACAAGGATTTTAA
- a CDS encoding trypsin-like serine peptidase, giving the protein MQTLIKVVLLLSGFIASTSYGMDRLTEKDTRQKFSPTSPQLLRAVGKLTIAQSNSTNSCSATLIDYGLDDSQYVLTSAHCLKSDAEMTWLSTHNNKVVSRKATVEITNYIYDWALLKLSSPIPSSVIKGVYLLSEVTIPLIDWDLSYEYDSPFHYEAMEYYSTEDDGLFGNLDSFRRNLYVAGYSSDQELGDSGRNLTYVHYGVEVVLAPIFNTNSGFNLVDAFTFGGASGGAVLMEWLPDSNEDDYGDIGRPAILVGIIKGAEGDNNFFTSANGATGSTPSLMVNPVRFTVEVVEHLRKKYPSLENLSFTME; this is encoded by the coding sequence ATGCAAACACTTATTAAAGTGGTTTTACTATTATCCGGTTTTATTGCCTCTACGAGCTACGGAATGGATCGATTGACAGAAAAGGATACTAGGCAGAAATTCAGTCCCACGTCACCACAGTTACTGCGTGCGGTTGGGAAGCTCACCATTGCTCAATCAAACTCTACAAATAGTTGTTCTGCAACCCTCATTGATTATGGCTTGGATGATTCTCAGTACGTTCTGACTTCAGCACATTGCCTTAAGAGCGATGCTGAGATGACATGGCTTTCTACTCACAATAATAAAGTTGTATCCCGAAAAGCGACTGTCGAAATCACTAACTATATCTACGATTGGGCTCTACTTAAGTTAAGCTCGCCCATCCCATCTTCCGTTATCAAAGGCGTTTATTTGCTAAGTGAGGTTACTATCCCTCTAATCGATTGGGATCTCTCTTATGAGTATGATAGCCCCTTCCATTATGAGGCTATGGAATACTACTCTACAGAGGATGATGGACTGTTTGGCAATCTCGATAGTTTTCGTAGAAATCTCTATGTTGCAGGTTATTCGTCCGATCAAGAGTTAGGTGATAGTGGTCGAAATCTTACTTACGTACACTATGGTGTTGAAGTGGTGCTTGCCCCTATATTTAACACTAATAGCGGCTTTAATTTAGTAGACGCCTTTACATTTGGAGGTGCGAGTGGTGGCGCGGTGTTGATGGAATGGCTCCCAGATTCAAATGAAGATGACTATGGAGATATTGGCCGTCCCGCTATTTTAGTTGGCATCATTAAAGGCGCTGAAGGCGACAATAATTTCTTCACCAGTGCAAATGGTGCGACAGGCAGTACCCCGAGCCTAATGGTTAATCCGGTGAGGTTTACCGTTGAAGTGGTTGAGCATCTTCGTAAGAAATACCCTTCACTTGAAAACCTAAGTTTTACTATGGAATAG
- a CDS encoding CpsD/CapB family tyrosine-protein kinase produces MTIPAMHAEIEQIFIEAELADCRSLCITSCQSGEGVTSLAIALTERYLLAGYRTLIIDLNIHKPSFSVLELPSLEPNEFWLEHTSSAQCFTGVASPINPPAQLAYKRPGHLKKNIEEWSKQFDRIVIDTSPILNINKSNIPSQIVATACDRTILTVLAGVTNKHDVTQAMKLLNSSQIQLLGTVLNTKEQPSLLFELNREINRLAFLPRKWRSAITNKLKKNQFLSITV; encoded by the coding sequence ATGACTATACCCGCAATGCACGCCGAAATAGAACAGATTTTTATCGAAGCCGAATTAGCTGACTGTCGTTCACTATGTATCACTTCATGCCAATCAGGCGAAGGTGTCACATCATTAGCCATCGCCTTAACCGAGCGGTATCTGCTAGCAGGTTACCGCACGTTAATCATTGATCTCAATATCCACAAACCCAGTTTTAGTGTGCTGGAATTACCCTCGTTAGAACCCAATGAATTTTGGCTAGAACACACCAGCTCAGCACAGTGTTTTACGGGCGTTGCTTCTCCTATCAATCCTCCGGCACAACTCGCGTATAAACGGCCCGGACATCTCAAAAAGAACATAGAAGAATGGAGCAAACAATTCGATCGCATCGTGATAGATACGTCTCCAATACTCAATATCAATAAGAGTAACATCCCTTCCCAGATTGTTGCGACAGCCTGTGACCGAACCATTTTAACTGTACTGGCAGGGGTGACAAACAAACATGACGTCACACAAGCGATGAAACTACTTAATTCATCTCAGATACAGCTACTTGGCACCGTTTTAAACACCAAAGAGCAGCCTAGTTTATTATTCGAACTCAACAGAGAAATAAACAGACTGGCCTTTCTTCCTCGTAAATGGCGATCCGCTATTACAAATAAACTAAAAAAGAATCAATTTCTCTCCATCACAGTATAG
- a CDS encoding DEAD/DEAH box helicase translates to MSFTSQNFSPEIVKALSECGYEKLTPVQQKAIPLARKGYDILANAQTGTGKTAAFALPIIQQLLDKTKVNNQFQTRALVLAPTRELAAQIAQSIEDYIKYTSLSVAAIYGGGKMSSQVQKLKNGVDILVATPGRLIEHLDEKSVSLQNLEFLVFDEADRMLDMGFISSIETIMSGVSTKPQTMLFSATFSPQMNKLAAEMLNQPKRVSVAQENVTADTIAHVVYPVDQERKYEMLSELIGRKNWKQVLVFVNYKETANMLLKELKLDGIKAVLCHGDKAQSARRRALDEFKEGKARVMIATDVAARGLDIKDLPHVVNFDMPFLAEDYVHRIGRTGRAGQKGHAVSFVSREEELTLQQVESLIGHTIRRVEQAGYEPKNRDALLQKMHSKPAFKDRKTRTNNPSDASQGSAERYARLRNIVRNRAAATKK, encoded by the coding sequence ATGTCATTTACATCTCAGAATTTTTCTCCAGAAATTGTGAAAGCACTGTCCGAGTGCGGCTACGAAAAACTTACTCCTGTTCAGCAGAAAGCGATCCCACTCGCTCGTAAAGGGTACGATATCTTAGCGAATGCTCAAACAGGGACAGGCAAAACTGCCGCTTTCGCTCTGCCAATTATTCAGCAGCTATTAGACAAGACCAAAGTTAATAACCAATTTCAAACACGAGCACTGGTTCTTGCACCAACTCGTGAATTGGCCGCACAGATTGCGCAAAGCATTGAAGATTATATCAAGTACACATCATTGAGTGTTGCTGCCATTTATGGTGGCGGGAAAATGTCATCTCAGGTTCAAAAACTAAAGAACGGTGTCGACATTTTAGTGGCAACACCAGGTCGCCTAATTGAGCATCTGGATGAGAAAAGTGTTTCTCTACAGAACCTTGAGTTTTTGGTTTTCGATGAAGCCGACCGTATGTTAGACATGGGCTTTATTTCATCAATTGAAACCATTATGTCTGGTGTTTCAACGAAGCCACAGACTATGCTGTTCTCGGCGACGTTCTCTCCGCAAATGAACAAACTAGCGGCTGAAATGTTGAATCAACCGAAAAGAGTATCCGTAGCTCAAGAAAACGTGACGGCAGACACTATCGCACATGTTGTCTACCCAGTAGACCAAGAAAGAAAGTATGAGATGTTATCTGAACTTATTGGTCGTAAGAATTGGAAACAGGTATTGGTCTTTGTGAACTACAAAGAAACGGCCAATATGTTATTGAAAGAACTCAAGCTGGACGGCATTAAAGCGGTACTATGTCACGGTGATAAAGCACAAAGTGCCCGTCGTAGAGCGCTTGACGAGTTTAAAGAAGGCAAGGCGCGTGTGATGATTGCAACCGATGTGGCTGCTCGCGGCCTAGATATTAAAGACCTTCCGCACGTAGTGAATTTCGATATGCCATTTTTGGCAGAAGATTATGTTCACCGTATAGGCCGAACAGGTCGAGCTGGCCAAAAAGGACACGCTGTGTCTTTTGTCAGCCGTGAAGAAGAACTGACGTTGCAACAAGTAGAGTCGTTGATTGGTCATACGATTCGACGTGTAGAGCAAGCAGGGTACGAGCCAAAAAACCGTGATGCACTATTGCAGAAAATGCACAGCAAACCAGCGTTCAAAGACCGTAAAACTCGTACGAACAACCCTTCTGATGCCAGCCAGGGTTCTGCTGAGAGATACGCTCGATTACGTAATATCGTGAGAAATAGAGCTGCAGCCACTAAGAAGTAA
- a CDS encoding phosphate/phosphite/phosphonate ABC transporter substrate-binding protein yields the protein MIIIRTILISLIMLISAPIWAHHYTFGIVPQQSASRLAKQWSPILKALSEETGHEFVFKTTSDIPTFEKNLAKGEYSFAYMNPYHFVVFNQSPGYQAVTKAKDKMIKGIIVVKKDSNITEVEQLNNSEMAFPAPASFAASILPQAYLNAANVNFTPKYVSSHDSVYLAIARGFFPAGGGVMRTFNAMPSEIKEQLNPIWTTKGYTPHAIAAHPSIDSKLREQVKDFFANLANTPEGAKVLEPLKIKAFMPAKNSDWDDVRALDIDLIQTK from the coding sequence ATGATAATAATTAGAACAATCCTAATATCCTTGATAATGCTCATTTCTGCACCTATTTGGGCCCACCATTATACCTTTGGTATTGTACCCCAGCAGTCTGCAAGTCGACTTGCTAAACAATGGTCACCCATATTAAAGGCACTTTCAGAAGAGACTGGGCATGAATTTGTATTCAAGACGACGAGTGATATTCCTACCTTCGAAAAAAACCTCGCTAAGGGAGAATATAGCTTTGCCTACATGAATCCTTATCATTTTGTTGTATTTAACCAGTCACCGGGATACCAAGCTGTAACGAAAGCCAAAGACAAAATGATAAAAGGCATCATTGTCGTAAAGAAAGACAGCAACATAACGGAGGTAGAGCAACTCAATAACTCCGAAATGGCGTTCCCTGCACCGGCTTCATTTGCGGCCAGTATACTTCCTCAAGCGTACCTAAACGCCGCCAACGTTAACTTCACGCCTAAGTATGTTTCATCCCATGATTCAGTCTATTTAGCGATAGCGAGAGGATTCTTTCCTGCGGGTGGAGGTGTGATGAGAACGTTCAATGCGATGCCCTCAGAAATAAAAGAACAACTTAACCCTATCTGGACCACCAAAGGTTACACACCCCATGCCATTGCGGCACACCCGTCTATAGATTCAAAATTACGAGAGCAAGTTAAAGACTTTTTTGCTAATCTTGCGAATACTCCAGAAGGTGCAAAAGTATTAGAACCATTGAAAATAAAAGCATTTATGCCCGCGAAAAATAGCGACTGGGATGATGTGCGAGCTCTGGATATTGACCTCATTCAAACGAAATAG
- a CDS encoding DUF3316 domain-containing protein — translation MKKLTVLAATLLVSATAFAGTQTVYSEANLSTASFSSKAAAYEAGFDYVDALETASHSELRFKLAPIGENTVSNLKLDDTAVTIEEFSEARGEIFYRAIVNVDYHFDARDNNND, via the coding sequence ATGAAAAAATTAACAGTTCTAGCTGCCACTCTACTCGTTAGCGCAACCGCATTTGCCGGTACTCAAACGGTTTATAGTGAAGCAAATCTATCAACAGCCAGTTTCTCTTCTAAAGCGGCTGCATATGAAGCTGGGTTTGACTACGTTGATGCATTGGAAACAGCGAGCCATTCTGAATTGCGCTTCAAATTGGCCCCCATTGGAGAGAATACGGTCTCTAACCTTAAACTAGACGACACAGCTGTGACAATTGAAGAGTTCTCTGAAGCTCGCGGTGAAATCTTTTACCGCGCTATCGTCAATGTTGATTATCACTTCGATGCCCGTGATAACAACAACGACTAA
- a CDS encoding carboxymuconolactone decarboxylase family protein translates to MTTRLDYYNAAPEGFQILLEQEKYLRGLFEQQQNLSITLWELMKLRVSQINQCAFCIDMHSKEAIRNGESKHRLIGLSAWKEMPIYSENEKIALHWAETISYEGKVNEQDYQLTFAAFGEQGVVTLTLAVNAINSWNRIAKIFKPEIGSLSS, encoded by the coding sequence ATGACTACAAGACTAGATTATTACAATGCAGCCCCCGAAGGCTTTCAGATTTTACTTGAACAAGAAAAGTACCTACGAGGACTATTTGAACAACAGCAAAATTTATCGATTACTTTATGGGAGCTGATGAAACTGCGTGTTTCACAAATAAACCAGTGTGCTTTTTGTATTGATATGCACAGTAAAGAAGCCATAAGAAATGGTGAATCTAAGCATAGACTTATCGGCCTAAGTGCATGGAAAGAGATGCCGATATACAGCGAAAATGAAAAAATCGCACTGCACTGGGCAGAGACAATTAGCTATGAAGGAAAGGTCAATGAACAAGATTATCAATTAACATTTGCAGCTTTTGGTGAACAAGGTGTGGTAACTTTAACTCTTGCGGTCAATGCTATTAACAGTTGGAATCGAATCGCTAAGATATTCAAACCTGAGATTGGTAGCTTATCTAGCTAA
- a CDS encoding glycosyltransferase family 4 protein, producing the protein MNTAKPNTNPLLNDDIWLAVDSQILGGIETHILELASGLIQFKQKVRVVLLTEYSDSQPILSKLELAKIPYNFLSELSNCKGNANVLTQLRCALKLHRPALIHTHGYKASVVSRLACLHCKWIAPPKSTVQVSTYHAGEAPVGKVKLYDMIDRFTASLSDLNFAVSKDIANKIPSKTHVLNNFVALQSCPTRFGENIAFVGRLSHEKAPDRYIELAKNFPQHDFHLYGSGPMTSQLDKMAGGNIWLHGHIDDMNSVWSDIDVLIITSRFEGLPMAALEAMSRGIPVISTNVGALDSLIISNENGWIGNDMTELSHALNIWLLASEPTKSAIRTKARQTIERRFSLQAVIPQYLEQYQTVLEQS; encoded by the coding sequence ATGAATACAGCGAAACCTAACACTAACCCCTTGTTAAACGATGATATTTGGTTAGCGGTGGACAGCCAAATATTGGGTGGCATTGAGACCCATATTTTGGAACTAGCCTCTGGCCTAATACAATTTAAACAAAAGGTTAGAGTGGTACTTTTAACCGAATATTCAGACTCACAACCGATTTTAAGTAAACTAGAATTGGCAAAAATTCCGTATAATTTCTTGTCAGAATTGTCTAACTGTAAAGGTAATGCAAATGTATTGACGCAGCTGCGTTGCGCCCTCAAATTACACCGGCCTGCGCTTATCCACACTCATGGATATAAAGCCAGTGTTGTTAGCCGGTTGGCATGTTTACACTGTAAATGGATCGCACCTCCAAAGAGTACGGTTCAAGTTTCGACCTATCATGCTGGTGAAGCCCCAGTAGGAAAAGTGAAACTTTATGACATGATAGACCGTTTTACCGCTTCTCTCTCTGATCTGAACTTTGCCGTCAGCAAAGATATTGCCAACAAAATACCTTCTAAAACGCATGTCCTAAATAACTTTGTCGCACTGCAATCTTGTCCGACACGCTTTGGCGAAAACATCGCCTTTGTTGGACGACTAAGCCATGAAAAAGCACCAGATCGCTACATTGAACTCGCCAAAAACTTTCCGCAACATGATTTTCATCTTTACGGCTCAGGACCGATGACATCGCAACTTGATAAAATGGCAGGGGGAAATATTTGGCTTCACGGCCACATCGATGATATGAATTCCGTTTGGAGCGATATCGATGTACTTATTATCACATCGCGCTTTGAAGGGTTGCCAATGGCCGCTTTAGAAGCAATGAGCAGAGGTATTCCCGTTATTTCAACCAACGTTGGTGCTTTGGACTCACTTATCATTAGCAATGAAAATGGATGGATTGGTAACGATATGACAGAACTGAGCCACGCCTTAAACATTTGGTTACTCGCCTCAGAACCCACAAAAAGTGCCATTCGAACAAAGGCGCGTCAGACGATTGAACGTCGTTTCTCTCTGCAAGCGGTAATCCCACAGTATTTGGAACAGTATCAAACCGTTTTAGAACAATCGTAG
- a CDS encoding DUF6597 domain-containing transcriptional factor, with product MDFRIVKPKQKLSDHIQAIWSVKVAKGTYNPVTKPLYCDGGSGVMFLMRGEVRLDGSTIKRAITFQRYSKKTQFITLTEDTWLCGIRFQPGMVPQSLNSIFPMQGMKLLHPQ from the coding sequence ATGGATTTTAGAATTGTAAAACCCAAGCAAAAACTATCAGACCATATTCAAGCTATATGGTCTGTTAAGGTTGCTAAAGGAACTTACAACCCTGTCACAAAACCTTTGTACTGTGATGGTGGCTCCGGCGTGATGTTCTTGATGCGGGGAGAGGTTCGGTTAGATGGCTCAACTATCAAACGAGCTATCACCTTTCAGCGATACAGTAAGAAAACCCAATTTATTACTTTGACTGAAGATACATGGCTATGTGGCATACGCTTTCAGCCAGGTATGGTTCCGCAATCACTTAATTCAATTTTTCCGATGCAGGGCATGAAACTACTTCATCCCCAGTGA